Proteins from a single region of Manis javanica isolate MJ-LG chromosome 5, MJ_LKY, whole genome shotgun sequence:
- the LOC108386649 gene encoding mitotic spindle assembly checkpoint protein MAD2A, with protein sequence MALQLSREQGITLRGSAEIVAEFFSFGINSILYQRGIYPSETFTRVQKYGLTLLVTTDPELIKYLNNVVEQLKDWLYKCSVQKLVVIISNIESGEVLERWQFDIECDKTAKDDSIPREKSQKAIQDEIRSVIRQITATVTFLPLLEVSCSFDLLIYTDKDLVVPEKWEESGPQFITNSEEVRLRSFTTTIHKVNSTVAYKIPVND encoded by the exons ATGGCGCTGCAGCTCTCCCGGGAGCAAGGCATCACCCTGCGCGGGAGCGCTGAAATCGTGGCCGAGTTCTTCT cATTTGGAATCAACAGCATTTTGTATCAGCGTGGCATATATCCATCTGAAACCTTCACTCGAGTGCAGAAATACGGACTTACCCTGCTTGTAACTACTGATCCTGAGCtcataaaatacttaaataatgtGGTGGAACAACTAAAAG ATTGGTTATACAAGTGTTCAGTTCAGAAActggtggtaatcatttcaaaCATTGAAAGTGGTGAGGTCCTTGAAAGATGGCAGTTTGATATTGAGTGTGACAAGACTGCAAAAGATGACAG CATACCCAGAGAAAAGTCTCAGAAAGCTATTCAAGATGAAATCCGCTCTGTTATCAGACAGATCACAGCTACAGTGACATTTCTGCCACTGTTGGAAGTTTCTT GTTCATTTGATCTACTGATTTATACAGACAAAGATTTGGTTGTACCCGAAAAATGGGAAGAGTCGGGACCACAGTTCATTACCAATTCTGAAGAAGTCCGTCTTCGTTCGTTTACTACTACAATCCACAAAGTAAATAGTACGGTGGCCTACAAAATTCCTGTCAATGACTGA